The following proteins are encoded in a genomic region of Methylococcales bacterium:
- the ribD gene encoding bifunctional diaminohydroxyphosphoribosylaminopyrimidine deaminase/5-amino-6-(5-phosphoribosylamino)uracil reductase RibD — protein MMTHDAVYMAKALALAKKGRYTTDPNPRVGCVLVKANKIIAEGWHQWAGQGHAEIEALKKATDVVGATAYVTLEPCSHYGKTPPCCEALIQAKVARVVVAMQDPNPLVAGKGLVKLQQAGIEVLSGVLEADARLLNQGFIKRMTEGLPFIRSKLAMSLDGRTAMASGESKWITGDKAREDVQRLRAKSSAILTGINTVLADNPRLNVRLETEVLQPIRVVLDSQLQMPLNARMLELEGRSLILTCSENAIKKRALEAVGFEVFVLPSKQGRLDLKAVFLLLASEQVNEVLVEAGAVLNGALLESGLVDQWIIYMAPVILGDEGRGLFTVPSLRTMADKKRLTLQQTRQVGEDLRCVLV, from the coding sequence ATGATGACACACGATGCAGTTTATATGGCAAAAGCTCTGGCTTTAGCTAAAAAAGGACGTTATACCACCGATCCTAACCCCCGCGTGGGCTGTGTTTTAGTCAAGGCGAATAAAATTATTGCTGAGGGCTGGCATCAATGGGCTGGACAGGGTCATGCAGAAATTGAAGCCTTAAAAAAAGCAACGGATGTTGTGGGCGCGACCGCTTATGTGACTTTAGAACCTTGCAGTCATTATGGAAAAACGCCCCCCTGTTGTGAGGCGTTGATTCAGGCAAAGGTTGCTCGTGTTGTCGTTGCCATGCAAGATCCGAACCCTTTAGTGGCAGGAAAAGGGCTAGTAAAACTTCAACAAGCAGGGATTGAGGTTTTATCAGGGGTTTTGGAAGCAGATGCACGGCTTTTAAATCAAGGTTTTATTAAACGGATGACCGAGGGCTTGCCCTTTATTCGGAGTAAATTAGCCATGAGTTTAGATGGTCGCACGGCAATGGCTTCGGGAGAAAGCAAGTGGATTACGGGGGATAAGGCCCGTGAAGATGTTCAACGGTTAAGGGCTAAAAGTTCGGCTATTTTAACAGGTATAAACACGGTGCTTGCGGATAATCCACGCCTTAATGTTCGTTTGGAAACGGAGGTATTACAACCGATTCGTGTTGTTTTAGACAGTCAATTACAGATGCCCTTAAATGCGCGTATGTTAGAGCTTGAAGGTCGAAGCCTTATTTTAACGTGTTCAGAAAATGCGATTAAAAAACGAGCATTGGAAGCGGTTGGCTTTGAGGTGTTTGTATTACCGTCAAAACAAGGACGATTAGATTTAAAGGCGGTTTTTTTATTATTAGCCTCGGAGCAGGTCAATGAGGTTTTAGTAGAAGCGGGCGCGGTGTTGAATGGGGCCTTATTGGAATCAGGGTTAGTGGATCAATGGATTATTTATATGGCTCCTGTCATTCTAGGAGATGAAGGCCGTGGTTTGTTTACCGTTCCTTCGTTACGAACAATGGCGGATAAAAAACGTTTAACGTTACAGCAAACAAGGCAGGTAGGAGAGGATTTAAGGTGCGTTCTTGTGTAG
- the tpx gene encoding thiol peroxidase: MATITFHGKPIHTCGDLPSVGSKAPNFELVSTQLKNLSLKNFQGQRKVLVIVPSLDTPTCAISTRHFNEKAARLDNTVILVISADLPFAQGRFCEVETIKGVQPLSCFRSDFADDYGVRLTDGLLKGLTARAVMILDEDNQVIYSELVEEITNEPDYKAALAIL; this comes from the coding sequence ATGGCAACGATTACATTTCATGGAAAACCCATTCATACCTGCGGTGATTTACCCTCTGTCGGTTCTAAAGCCCCTAATTTTGAACTGGTGAGCACTCAATTAAAAAACTTAAGCCTTAAAAACTTTCAAGGACAACGCAAGGTGCTGGTGATTGTTCCCAGTTTAGATACGCCAACTTGTGCCATCTCGACACGACACTTTAATGAAAAAGCCGCGCGTTTAGATAATACGGTGATCTTAGTGATTTCAGCAGATTTGCCGTTTGCACAAGGGCGTTTTTGTGAGGTTGAAACCATTAAAGGCGTACAGCCACTCTCTTGTTTTCGGAGTGATTTTGCCGATGATTATGGGGTACGTTTGACGGATGGTTTACTGAAAGGTTTAACGGCGCGTGCAGTGATGATTCTTGATGAAGATAATCAGGTGATTTATAGCGAATTAGTGGAAGAAATTACGAATGAACCTGATTATAAAGCCGCTTTAGCGATTCTTTAA
- the tgt gene encoding tRNA guanosine(34) transglycosylase Tgt translates to MEFTLKNTDGHARRGQLTFERGVIETPIFMPVGTYGTVKALTPEELKGIGAQIILGNTFHLMLRPGVEVIKAHGDLHDFMHWDKPILTDSGGFQVFSLGDLRKITEAGVTFKSPINGSSIFMGPEESMHVQRDLGSDIVMIFDECTPYPATHKEAADSMRLSLRWAQRSKQAHGDNPAALFGIIQGGMYDDLRQESMDGLVDLGFDGYAIGGLSVGEPKDEMMATLEGLHSKMPSDKPRYLMGVGTPEDLVEAVRRGIDLFDCVMPTRNARNGHLFTSTGVIKIRNSQYKLDTRPLDESCECYTCQNYSRAYLKHLDKCHEMLGSRLNTIHNLYYYLNLMQDLRDAIAAQKLETFVKHFYQQREKSVPTVA, encoded by the coding sequence ATGGAATTTACTTTAAAAAATACCGACGGTCATGCTCGTCGTGGACAATTAACCTTTGAACGTGGCGTTATTGAAACCCCTATTTTTATGCCCGTAGGCACCTATGGAACGGTTAAAGCCTTAACGCCTGAAGAACTCAAAGGGATTGGCGCGCAAATTATTCTCGGTAATACCTTTCATTTAATGTTACGCCCTGGTGTCGAAGTCATTAAAGCTCACGGTGATTTACATGACTTTATGCACTGGGACAAACCTATTTTGACGGATTCAGGCGGCTTTCAAGTTTTTAGTTTAGGTGATTTACGCAAAATTACCGAAGCAGGGGTTACTTTTAAATCACCTATTAATGGCTCTTCTATTTTCATGGGGCCTGAAGAATCTATGCACGTTCAACGTGATTTAGGCTCGGATATTGTCATGATTTTTGACGAATGTACCCCTTATCCTGCAACCCACAAGGAAGCGGCGGATTCTATGCGACTTTCCTTACGCTGGGCGCAACGGAGTAAACAAGCTCATGGTGATAACCCAGCGGCTTTATTCGGTATTATTCAAGGCGGAATGTATGATGACCTGCGTCAAGAATCTATGGATGGACTCGTTGATCTTGGCTTTGATGGGTATGCTATTGGTGGGTTGTCCGTTGGTGAACCTAAAGATGAAATGATGGCCACCTTAGAGGGCTTACATTCTAAAATGCCTTCTGATAAACCGCGTTATTTAATGGGCGTTGGTACCCCAGAAGATTTGGTGGAAGCGGTTAGACGTGGTATTGATCTGTTTGACTGTGTTATGCCAACACGCAATGCACGCAATGGACATCTGTTTACATCAACGGGGGTGATTAAAATTCGCAATAGTCAATATAAATTAGATACCCGCCCTTTAGATGAATCATGTGAATGTTATACCTGCCAAAATTATTCGCGGGCTTATCTAAAACATTTAGATAAATGTCATGAAATGTTGGGATCACGCTTAAATACAATCCATAATCTTTATTACTATTTAAACCTAATGCAGGACTTACGGGATGCAATTGCCGCTCAAAAATTAGAAACTTTTGTAAAACATTTTTATCAACAACGCGAAAAATCCGTGCCAACTGTGGCATAA
- the yajC gene encoding preprotein translocase subunit YajC yields MSFFISDAMAEAAAPAAQPGIEGMLFPLAILAFFYFMFIRPQSKRTKEQKSMLEALNKGTEVVTSGGILGKVTEIDDNFVKLEIADNNFIQVQRHAIANMMPKGTYKAMGKKSSTLAKTKKS; encoded by the coding sequence ATGAGTTTTTTTATTTCGGATGCAATGGCAGAAGCCGCAGCACCTGCTGCTCAACCAGGTATTGAAGGAATGTTGTTTCCTTTAGCCATTTTAGCTTTTTTCTATTTTATGTTTATACGTCCTCAATCTAAACGGACAAAAGAACAAAAGTCAATGTTAGAAGCGTTAAATAAAGGGACCGAAGTCGTAACCAGTGGTGGAATTTTAGGCAAAGTGACAGAAATTGACGATAATTTTGTCAAACTTGAAATTGCTGATAATAATTTTATCCAAGTACAACGCCACGCTATAGCAAATATGATGCCAAAAGGAACCTATAAAGCGATGGGTAAAAAATCCTCAACCTTAGCAAAAACTAAAAAATCTTAA
- the secD gene encoding protein translocase subunit SecD, giving the protein MQNHFPLWKNLIILIVFVVGIIYALPNLFGNDPSVQLASSATTKLEQKQADIIKAELDKAGLNLKEFEFKNNKVLVRFNNTDDQLNASDLLKAKMGNDITVALNLAPATPTWLRALNASPMYLGLDLRGGVHFLLEVDMDAAVKQAEERYNLDVKAALRSHKIRYQSVAKSKGAIKVTLKNSADTLATLDFLSRDFRDLNIKESPESENTLLVTLSEQEKQEIKKFALDQNMTTLRNRVNEIGVAEPVIQQQGDNRIVIQLPGVQDTTKAKAILGKTATLEYRLVDVEHDVQKAVQGLPVIGSRLYYEVDGTPILLKRRVIVTGAEIIDAAYTMDQNNAPAVSITLNGVGAKKMGKMTQKNVGKPMAVVFIEYKPKTRIVKGKTEKYKEKIEKVISVATIRDSFSKRFQTTGLGNAEEARTLSLLLRAGALAAPVDIIEERTVGPSLGQDNIDKGFNSVIVGLALVLVFMLVYYRLFGLVANVALAFNLIVIVAVLSMIQATLTLPGIAGIVLTVGMAVDANVLIFERIKEEIKNGNTPQSSIFSGYEKAFATIFDANITTLLVALVLFGFGTGPIKGFAITLSIGILSSMFTSILGTRMLINWFYGKRRVEKLSI; this is encoded by the coding sequence ATGCAAAACCATTTCCCTTTATGGAAAAATTTAATAATTCTGATCGTCTTTGTTGTCGGAATTATTTATGCATTACCCAATTTATTTGGTAATGACCCTTCTGTACAACTCGCTTCTAGTGCCACGACTAAATTAGAACAAAAACAAGCCGATATCATTAAAGCTGAGTTAGATAAAGCAGGATTGAATCTTAAAGAATTTGAATTTAAAAATAATAAAGTATTAGTTCGTTTTAACAATACAGATGATCAACTAAACGCTTCTGATTTATTAAAAGCTAAAATGGGCAATGATATTACGGTTGCTTTAAATTTAGCCCCTGCAACCCCTACTTGGCTAAGGGCTTTAAATGCAAGCCCTATGTATTTAGGCTTAGATTTACGCGGTGGGGTTCATTTTCTATTAGAAGTTGATATGGACGCTGCGGTAAAACAAGCCGAAGAGCGTTATAACCTGGATGTAAAAGCGGCGTTACGCTCTCATAAAATTCGTTATCAATCGGTTGCTAAAAGTAAGGGCGCGATTAAAGTTACCTTAAAGAATTCGGCGGATACCCTAGCAACACTGGATTTTTTAAGTCGTGATTTCCGAGATTTAAATATCAAGGAATCCCCTGAATCTGAAAATACGTTGTTAGTCACCCTTTCTGAGCAAGAAAAACAAGAGATTAAAAAATTTGCTTTAGATCAAAACATGACCACCTTACGTAATCGTGTCAATGAAATAGGGGTAGCCGAACCTGTTATTCAACAACAAGGTGACAACCGTATTGTTATCCAGTTACCCGGTGTGCAAGATACCACTAAAGCAAAAGCTATTTTAGGTAAAACAGCTACCTTAGAGTATCGTTTAGTTGACGTTGAACATGATGTACAAAAAGCGGTGCAAGGCTTACCTGTTATAGGAAGTCGCTTGTATTATGAAGTCGATGGAACTCCAATTTTACTGAAACGTCGTGTCATCGTAACGGGGGCTGAAATTATTGATGCTGCCTATACAATGGATCAAAATAATGCCCCCGCAGTCTCCATTACCTTAAATGGGGTCGGTGCGAAAAAAATGGGTAAAATGACTCAGAAAAATGTCGGTAAACCGATGGCCGTTGTCTTTATTGAATACAAGCCTAAAACCCGCATTGTCAAAGGGAAAACAGAAAAATATAAAGAAAAAATTGAAAAGGTTATTAGTGTCGCCACGATTCGAGATTCATTTAGTAAGCGTTTTCAAACCACAGGATTAGGTAATGCAGAAGAAGCCCGTACTTTATCCTTATTATTAAGAGCAGGCGCATTAGCTGCTCCCGTTGATATTATTGAAGAACGTACAGTCGGCCCCAGTTTAGGACAAGATAATATTGATAAAGGCTTTAACTCCGTTATTGTCGGGTTAGCACTCGTTTTGGTCTTCATGTTAGTTTATTATCGCTTATTTGGGCTGGTGGCTAATGTTGCACTGGCGTTTAACCTTATTGTTATTGTCGCGGTTTTATCAATGATACAAGCGACATTAACGTTACCTGGAATCGCGGGTATCGTTTTAACCGTAGGTATGGCGGTTGATGCCAATGTTTTAATTTTTGAACGGATTAAAGAAGAAATTAAAAATGGAAACACCCCGCAATCAAGTATTTTTTCAGGTTATGAAAAAGCCTTTGCCACTATTTTTGATGCCAATATTACAACGCTGTTAGTGGCCTTAGTCTTATTTGGTTTTGGAACAGGCCCGATTAAAGGCTTTGCGATTACCTTATCCATTGGTATTTTAAGTTCAATGTTTACCTCAATTTTAGGAACACGAATGTTGATTAACTGGTTTTATGGCAAACGCCGTGTAGAAAAACTTTCTATTTAA
- the secF gene encoding protein translocase subunit SecF has product MFKQELDFLGKRKFAMILSAILLLISIASLAINGLKLGIDFTGGTLVEVGYKQAADLTVLRETLGKSGFDDATVQNFGTAKDVLIRLKPKEGMSNAELSTQILAAVNKNSTEKAEVRRVEFVGPQVGDELAEDGGLALLYSMFGILLYVAWRFEYKFSLGSVAALSHDVLITLGFFSVLQLEFDLTVLAAILAVIGYSLNDTIVVYDRIRENFRNLRMDSAEEIMNISLNQTLSRTLMTSVTTALVLAALAVLGGEIIHNFAIALLVGVGIGTYSSIFIASPVVLSLGISKEDLMIPVAEGADIDDMP; this is encoded by the coding sequence ATGTTTAAACAAGAACTCGATTTTTTAGGTAAACGAAAGTTTGCGATGATTTTATCCGCAATTTTACTCCTTATTTCTATTGCTTCCTTAGCGATCAATGGATTAAAGCTGGGAATTGACTTTACAGGCGGGACACTGGTTGAAGTCGGCTATAAACAAGCTGCTGATTTAACCGTATTACGTGAAACATTAGGAAAAAGTGGTTTTGATGATGCAACTGTCCAAAATTTTGGGACGGCAAAAGATGTCTTAATTCGTTTAAAACCGAAAGAAGGCATGAGTAACGCAGAACTTAGTACACAAATTTTAGCGGCGGTTAATAAAAACAGCACTGAAAAAGCCGAAGTACGACGCGTTGAATTTGTAGGGCCTCAAGTGGGCGATGAACTAGCCGAAGATGGCGGGTTAGCTCTGTTATATTCGATGTTTGGAATTTTACTGTATGTTGCATGGCGATTTGAGTATAAATTTTCATTAGGTTCTGTGGCGGCTCTTTCTCATGATGTTTTAATTACATTGGGCTTTTTTTCGGTCTTACAATTAGAATTTGACCTAACAGTTTTAGCGGCCATTTTAGCGGTCATTGGTTATTCGTTGAATGATACGATTGTGGTTTATGATCGTATTCGAGAGAATTTTAGAAATTTGCGAATGGATTCAGCGGAAGAAATTATGAATATTTCTTTAAATCAAACCTTAAGCAGAACCTTAATGACCTCGGTAACCACCGCGTTGGTATTAGCGGCGTTAGCGGTATTGGGTGGCGAAATTATTCATAACTTTGCCATTGCTTTATTGGTGGGTGTGGGTATTGGAACGTACTCGTCTATTTTTATTGCAAGCCCTGTGGTTTTAAGTTTAGGAATTAGTAAAGAAGATTTAATGATTCCTGTTGCAGAAGGGGCGGATATTGATGATATGCCGTAG
- a CDS encoding HEPN domain-containing protein has protein sequence MNKVELKELADIRIKESQILLNARCYHGAYYLAGYALECTLKACITKQVRAFDFPDKKLANDSYTHDLTKLLKISNLNQKLREEENRSLAFKLNWNIVKSWSEEARYDCTITPIKAKEFFEAVTNNESGVLPWLKNFL, from the coding sequence ATGAATAAAGTTGAACTTAAGGAATTAGCAGACATTAGAATTAAAGAATCCCAAATTCTTTTAAATGCACGTTGCTATCATGGTGCTTATTATTTAGCAGGTTACGCACTGGAATGTACCTTAAAAGCTTGTATTACAAAACAAGTACGTGCATTTGATTTTCCAGATAAGAAACTTGCTAATGATAGCTATACGCATGACTTGACCAAACTATTGAAAATATCTAATTTGAATCAAAAATTAAGAGAAGAAGAAAATAGAAGTTTAGCCTTTAAATTGAATTGGAATATCGTTAAAAGTTGGTCAGAAGAAGCCCGTTATGACTGTACAATAACCCCAATAAAAGCCAAAGAATTTTTTGAGGCAGTGACTAATAATGAATCAGGAGTATTGCCATGGCTAAAGAACTTTTTATAA
- the ndk gene encoding nucleoside-diphosphate kinase yields the protein MALERTFSIIKPDAVAKNVIGQIYSRFEAKGLRIVAAKMIQLTQAQAEGFYAEHKERPFFNDLVSFMISGPVIMQVLEGEGAVLANRDIMGATNPKEADAGTIRADFAESIDENAVHGSDATETAAREISYFFSDDELCERVR from the coding sequence ATGGCTCTAGAACGTACTTTTTCTATTATCAAACCCGATGCGGTCGCTAAAAATGTTATCGGACAAATTTACAGTCGCTTTGAAGCAAAAGGCTTGCGTATTGTTGCGGCCAAAATGATTCAATTAACCCAAGCGCAAGCGGAAGGTTTTTATGCTGAACATAAAGAGCGTCCTTTCTTTAATGACTTAGTCAGCTTTATGATTTCAGGGCCTGTCATCATGCAAGTCTTAGAAGGTGAAGGCGCAGTCCTTGCAAATCGTGACATCATGGGCGCAACAAACCCTAAAGAAGCGGATGCGGGGACTATTCGTGCCGATTTCGCTGAGAGCATTGATGAAAATGCGGTTCACGGTTCGGATGCAACTGAAACCGCTGCAAGAGAAATTAGTTATTTTTTCTCTGATGATGAGCTTTGTGAGCGCGTCCGTTAA